From a single Brassica napus cultivar Da-Ae chromosome C9, Da-Ae, whole genome shotgun sequence genomic region:
- the LOC125592812 gene encoding splicing factor U2af large subunit A-like isoform X3 encodes MSDYEENGASGDGFHSEDGGVRRGEIDDHRDSKSEKEMLDNENDPGSKEEESRVKGRDKERDRDRERRRDREGERIKRHDDRDEDRGRDRDRHHRSRHRDRSVERGERRERARGDDDDYRRSRDRDFDRRRDYDKDRGDRRRRRSRSRGRSERRSRSPSKSKRVSGFDMAPPASGMLDAGSAFTGQVPAPSPNLLPGNGMFPLQAGQAFGGVAMMPIQAMTQQATRHARRVYVGGLSPSANEQSVATFFSQAMAAIGGNSAGPGDAVVNVYINYEKKFAFVEMRSVQEASNAMTLDGIIFEGAPVKVRRPSDYNPALAATLGPSQPIPNLNLAAVGLTPGGAGALEGPDRLFVGGLPYYIPESQIRELLESLGALKGFDLVRDRETGNSKGYAFCAYQDPAVTDIACAALNGITMGDKTLCVRRANQGANQTKPEQESVLLHAQQQVAFQKIMLQQGTAAAAATKVVCLTQVVTEDELRNDEEYEDIVVDMRDEGGKFAFCCPTFCYRESGHNRRLHNFLIYISSKTHPT; translated from the exons ATGTCTGATTACGAAGAAAACGGCGCCTCCGGCGATGGATTTCACTCCGAAGATGGCGGTGTACGCCGCGGCGAGATCGACGACCACCGAGACTCAAAATCCGAG AAGGAAATGCTTGACAATGAGAATGATCCTGgaagtaaagaagaagaaagtagaGTGAAAGGGCGAGATAAGGAGAGAGATAGGGACCGTGAACGGAGGAGGGacagagagggagagagaatcAAGCGGCATGATGACAGGGATGAGGATAGAGGCAGGGATCGAGATCGACATCACAGGAGTCGTCACAGGGATCGCAGTGTGGAACGAGGCGAAAGAAGAGAACGTGCTAGgggtgatgatgatgactacCGTCGAAGCCGTGACCGTGACTTTGACAG gCGTAGAGATTATGACAAAGATAGAGGAGATAGACGCCGTCGCCGTTCTCGTTCAAGGGGTAGATCTGAGCGTAGATCACGATCTCCATCAAAGAG TAAGCGGGTCAGTGGATTCGACATGGCACCTCCAGCTTCTGGGATGTTAGATGCTGGTTCTGCATTTACAG GCCAAGTTCCTGCTCCAAGCCCAAATCTTCTTCCTGGGAATGGAATGTTTCCTTTACAAGCTGGACAG GCATTCGGGGGAGTCGCTATGATGCCTATTCAGGCAATGACACAACAG GCTACTAGACATGCTCGCAGGGTCTATGTTGGTGGCCTTTCTCCTTCAGCAAATGAACAG TCTGTTGCGACATTTTTTAGTCAGGCTATGGCTGCTATTGGCGGAAACAGTGCTGGTCCAG GTGATGCTGTTGTTAATGTGTACATAAACTACGAGAAGAAATTTGCATTTGTGGAGATGCGATCCGTTCAAGAGGCCAGCAATGCAATGACTTTGGATGGAATTATATTTGAG GGAGCTCCAGTGAAGGTGAGGAGACCAAGTGACTATAACCCAGCGCTGGCTGCAACCCTTGGTCCAAGCCAGCCCATTCCAAACTTAAACTTGGCTGCTGTAGGTCTTACTCCAGGGGGTGCTGGTGCGCTTGAAGGCCCAGACCGTCTTTTTGTTGGTGGACTTCCTTATTATATCCCTGAGTCACAAATCAGGGAGCTGTTAGAGTCTTTAGGAGCCCTGAAAGGTTTTGATCTTGTAAGAGACAGAGAAACTGGAAACTCAAAAGGATATGCATTCTGCGCGTATCAAGATCCCGCAGTTACAGACATTGCATGCGCTGCCCTCAATGGAATTACCATGGGGGATAAAACTCTATGTGTAAGGCGAGCTAACCAAGGAGCAAATCAAACGAAACCTGAACAGGAGAGTGTATTGTTGCACGCACAACAGCAAGTTGCTTTCCAG AAGATTATGCTACAACAGGgaacagcagcagcagcagccacCAAAGTCGTGTGCCTGACTCAAGTAGTTACCGAGGACGAGCTAAGAAATGATGAGGAGTACGAAGACATTGTTGTAGACATGAGAGATGAAGGCGGAAAGTTTG CCTTTTGTTGTCCCACATTCTGCTATAGAGAATCAGGCCATAACAGGAGACTGCATAACTTCCTTATCTATATATCATCCAAGACACATCCTACTTAG
- the LOC125592812 gene encoding splicing factor U2af large subunit A-like isoform X1: MSDYEENGASGDGFHSEDGGVRRGEIDDHRDSKSEKEMLDNENDPGSKEEESRVKGRDKERDRDRERRRDREGERIKRHDDRDEDRGRDRDRHHRSRHRDRSVERGERRERARGDDDDYRRSRDRDFDRRRDYDKDRGDRRRRRSRSRGRSERRSRSPSKSKRVSGFDMAPPASGMLDAGSAFTGQVPAPSPNLLPGNGMFPLQAGQAFGGVAMMPIQAMTQQATRHARRVYVGGLSPSANEQSVATFFSQAMAAIGGNSAGPGDAVVNVYINYEKKFAFVEMRSVQEASNAMTLDGIIFEGAPVKVRRPSDYNPALAATLGPSQPIPNLNLAAVGLTPGGAGALEGPDRLFVGGLPYYIPESQIRELLESLGALKGFDLVRDRETGNSKGYAFCAYQDPAVTDIACAALNGITMGDKTLCVRRANQGANQTKPEQESVLLHAQQQVAFQKIMLQQGTAAAAATKVVCLTQVVTEDELRNDEEYEDIVVDMRDEGGKFGALTKVVIPRPSSNGEPVQGVGKVFLEYAETESSSRARNGMNGRKFGGNEVVAVFYPEDKFEQADYSL, translated from the exons ATGTCTGATTACGAAGAAAACGGCGCCTCCGGCGATGGATTTCACTCCGAAGATGGCGGTGTACGCCGCGGCGAGATCGACGACCACCGAGACTCAAAATCCGAG AAGGAAATGCTTGACAATGAGAATGATCCTGgaagtaaagaagaagaaagtagaGTGAAAGGGCGAGATAAGGAGAGAGATAGGGACCGTGAACGGAGGAGGGacagagagggagagagaatcAAGCGGCATGATGACAGGGATGAGGATAGAGGCAGGGATCGAGATCGACATCACAGGAGTCGTCACAGGGATCGCAGTGTGGAACGAGGCGAAAGAAGAGAACGTGCTAGgggtgatgatgatgactacCGTCGAAGCCGTGACCGTGACTTTGACAG gCGTAGAGATTATGACAAAGATAGAGGAGATAGACGCCGTCGCCGTTCTCGTTCAAGGGGTAGATCTGAGCGTAGATCACGATCTCCATCAAAGAG TAAGCGGGTCAGTGGATTCGACATGGCACCTCCAGCTTCTGGGATGTTAGATGCTGGTTCTGCATTTACAG GCCAAGTTCCTGCTCCAAGCCCAAATCTTCTTCCTGGGAATGGAATGTTTCCTTTACAAGCTGGACAG GCATTCGGGGGAGTCGCTATGATGCCTATTCAGGCAATGACACAACAG GCTACTAGACATGCTCGCAGGGTCTATGTTGGTGGCCTTTCTCCTTCAGCAAATGAACAG TCTGTTGCGACATTTTTTAGTCAGGCTATGGCTGCTATTGGCGGAAACAGTGCTGGTCCAG GTGATGCTGTTGTTAATGTGTACATAAACTACGAGAAGAAATTTGCATTTGTGGAGATGCGATCCGTTCAAGAGGCCAGCAATGCAATGACTTTGGATGGAATTATATTTGAG GGAGCTCCAGTGAAGGTGAGGAGACCAAGTGACTATAACCCAGCGCTGGCTGCAACCCTTGGTCCAAGCCAGCCCATTCCAAACTTAAACTTGGCTGCTGTAGGTCTTACTCCAGGGGGTGCTGGTGCGCTTGAAGGCCCAGACCGTCTTTTTGTTGGTGGACTTCCTTATTATATCCCTGAGTCACAAATCAGGGAGCTGTTAGAGTCTTTAGGAGCCCTGAAAGGTTTTGATCTTGTAAGAGACAGAGAAACTGGAAACTCAAAAGGATATGCATTCTGCGCGTATCAAGATCCCGCAGTTACAGACATTGCATGCGCTGCCCTCAATGGAATTACCATGGGGGATAAAACTCTATGTGTAAGGCGAGCTAACCAAGGAGCAAATCAAACGAAACCTGAACAGGAGAGTGTATTGTTGCACGCACAACAGCAAGTTGCTTTCCAG AAGATTATGCTACAACAGGgaacagcagcagcagcagccacCAAAGTCGTGTGCCTGACTCAAGTAGTTACCGAGGACGAGCTAAGAAATGATGAGGAGTACGAAGACATTGTTGTAGACATGAGAGATGAAGGCGGAAAGTTTG GTGCGTTAACTAAAGTCGTGATCCCTCGCCCCAGCTCCAACGGTGAGCCCGTTCAGGGCGTTGGCAAG GTGTTTCTTGAGTATGCGGAAACAGAGAGCTCAAGCAGGGCAAGAAACGGGATGAATGGTAGGAAGTTTGGAGGGAACGAAGTGGTGGCTGTGTTTTACCCTGAAGATAAGTTTGAACAAGCCGATTATTCTCTCTAA
- the LOC125592812 gene encoding splicing factor U2af large subunit A-like isoform X2: protein MSDYEENGASGDGFHSEDGGVRRGEIDDHRDSKSEEMLDNENDPGSKEEESRVKGRDKERDRDRERRRDREGERIKRHDDRDEDRGRDRDRHHRSRHRDRSVERGERRERARGDDDDYRRSRDRDFDRRRDYDKDRGDRRRRRSRSRGRSERRSRSPSKSKRVSGFDMAPPASGMLDAGSAFTGQVPAPSPNLLPGNGMFPLQAGQAFGGVAMMPIQAMTQQATRHARRVYVGGLSPSANEQSVATFFSQAMAAIGGNSAGPGDAVVNVYINYEKKFAFVEMRSVQEASNAMTLDGIIFEGAPVKVRRPSDYNPALAATLGPSQPIPNLNLAAVGLTPGGAGALEGPDRLFVGGLPYYIPESQIRELLESLGALKGFDLVRDRETGNSKGYAFCAYQDPAVTDIACAALNGITMGDKTLCVRRANQGANQTKPEQESVLLHAQQQVAFQKIMLQQGTAAAAATKVVCLTQVVTEDELRNDEEYEDIVVDMRDEGGKFGALTKVVIPRPSSNGEPVQGVGKVFLEYAETESSSRARNGMNGRKFGGNEVVAVFYPEDKFEQADYSL from the exons ATGTCTGATTACGAAGAAAACGGCGCCTCCGGCGATGGATTTCACTCCGAAGATGGCGGTGTACGCCGCGGCGAGATCGACGACCACCGAGACTCAAAATCCGAG GAAATGCTTGACAATGAGAATGATCCTGgaagtaaagaagaagaaagtagaGTGAAAGGGCGAGATAAGGAGAGAGATAGGGACCGTGAACGGAGGAGGGacagagagggagagagaatcAAGCGGCATGATGACAGGGATGAGGATAGAGGCAGGGATCGAGATCGACATCACAGGAGTCGTCACAGGGATCGCAGTGTGGAACGAGGCGAAAGAAGAGAACGTGCTAGgggtgatgatgatgactacCGTCGAAGCCGTGACCGTGACTTTGACAG gCGTAGAGATTATGACAAAGATAGAGGAGATAGACGCCGTCGCCGTTCTCGTTCAAGGGGTAGATCTGAGCGTAGATCACGATCTCCATCAAAGAG TAAGCGGGTCAGTGGATTCGACATGGCACCTCCAGCTTCTGGGATGTTAGATGCTGGTTCTGCATTTACAG GCCAAGTTCCTGCTCCAAGCCCAAATCTTCTTCCTGGGAATGGAATGTTTCCTTTACAAGCTGGACAG GCATTCGGGGGAGTCGCTATGATGCCTATTCAGGCAATGACACAACAG GCTACTAGACATGCTCGCAGGGTCTATGTTGGTGGCCTTTCTCCTTCAGCAAATGAACAG TCTGTTGCGACATTTTTTAGTCAGGCTATGGCTGCTATTGGCGGAAACAGTGCTGGTCCAG GTGATGCTGTTGTTAATGTGTACATAAACTACGAGAAGAAATTTGCATTTGTGGAGATGCGATCCGTTCAAGAGGCCAGCAATGCAATGACTTTGGATGGAATTATATTTGAG GGAGCTCCAGTGAAGGTGAGGAGACCAAGTGACTATAACCCAGCGCTGGCTGCAACCCTTGGTCCAAGCCAGCCCATTCCAAACTTAAACTTGGCTGCTGTAGGTCTTACTCCAGGGGGTGCTGGTGCGCTTGAAGGCCCAGACCGTCTTTTTGTTGGTGGACTTCCTTATTATATCCCTGAGTCACAAATCAGGGAGCTGTTAGAGTCTTTAGGAGCCCTGAAAGGTTTTGATCTTGTAAGAGACAGAGAAACTGGAAACTCAAAAGGATATGCATTCTGCGCGTATCAAGATCCCGCAGTTACAGACATTGCATGCGCTGCCCTCAATGGAATTACCATGGGGGATAAAACTCTATGTGTAAGGCGAGCTAACCAAGGAGCAAATCAAACGAAACCTGAACAGGAGAGTGTATTGTTGCACGCACAACAGCAAGTTGCTTTCCAG AAGATTATGCTACAACAGGgaacagcagcagcagcagccacCAAAGTCGTGTGCCTGACTCAAGTAGTTACCGAGGACGAGCTAAGAAATGATGAGGAGTACGAAGACATTGTTGTAGACATGAGAGATGAAGGCGGAAAGTTTG GTGCGTTAACTAAAGTCGTGATCCCTCGCCCCAGCTCCAACGGTGAGCCCGTTCAGGGCGTTGGCAAG GTGTTTCTTGAGTATGCGGAAACAGAGAGCTCAAGCAGGGCAAGAAACGGGATGAATGGTAGGAAGTTTGGAGGGAACGAAGTGGTGGCTGTGTTTTACCCTGAAGATAAGTTTGAACAAGCCGATTATTCTCTCTAA